The proteins below are encoded in one region of Clostridia bacterium:
- the mqnE gene encoding aminofutalosine synthase MqnE, translating into MAESTVDTVSGMHPFQTHDARLARIAEKVMARERLDFDEAVALYRSPDILAVGWLANHVRECMHGNVAYFNVNRHINPTNVCVAACRLCAFGRKKDTPGAYTMSLEQVWESAASGYTEAITEFHIVGGLHAELPFQYFLDLVTGLKERYPDVHIKAFTMVEVAFFAKLYRMSIRDVLLKLKAAGVDSLPGGGAEVFSERVRSIICDHKIDGTEWLDTARVAHEIGLKSNATMLYGHIENDEDRVDHLIKLRALQDETGGFQTFIGLAFHPDNTPLQHLPKTTGMLDLRQIAVSRLVLDNFPHIKAYWQMLTPKIAQIALRFGADDIDGTVVEEKIYHDAGATTPQGMTRHELIRLITEAGRVPVERDTLYRPVTRTETSVTVAV; encoded by the coding sequence ATGGCAGAATCTACGGTTGACACGGTTTCCGGTATGCACCCTTTCCAGACACATGATGCGCGGCTGGCGCGAATCGCCGAGAAGGTGATGGCGCGTGAGCGCCTGGACTTCGACGAGGCGGTTGCGCTGTATCGGTCGCCTGACATTCTTGCCGTGGGCTGGCTGGCGAATCACGTTCGCGAATGCATGCACGGCAATGTCGCGTACTTCAACGTTAACAGGCATATCAATCCCACGAACGTCTGTGTGGCGGCTTGCAGGCTGTGCGCCTTCGGACGAAAGAAGGACACGCCAGGCGCGTACACGATGTCGCTGGAGCAGGTGTGGGAGTCCGCTGCGTCCGGGTACACGGAAGCGATTACGGAATTCCACATCGTCGGCGGACTCCATGCGGAGCTGCCGTTCCAGTATTTTCTTGACCTGGTAACTGGCCTGAAGGAGCGCTATCCGGACGTACACATCAAGGCATTCACGATGGTCGAGGTGGCTTTCTTCGCAAAGCTGTACAGGATGTCGATCCGCGACGTGCTGCTCAAACTGAAAGCTGCAGGCGTGGATTCGTTGCCTGGAGGCGGCGCAGAAGTTTTCAGCGAGCGCGTACGCTCGATCATCTGCGATCACAAGATTGATGGAACAGAGTGGTTGGATACGGCTCGCGTCGCGCATGAGATCGGGCTGAAGTCGAATGCGACCATGCTCTACGGTCATATCGAAAATGACGAAGATCGCGTCGATCACTTGATTAAGTTGCGAGCTTTGCAGGACGAGACCGGCGGCTTTCAGACGTTTATCGGGTTGGCGTTCCATCCTGACAACACTCCGCTACAGCATCTGCCGAAGACGACAGGGATGCTGGATCTGCGGCAGATCGCGGTGTCGCGACTGGTGCTGGACAACTTCCCGCATATCAAAGCGTACTGGCAGATGCTCACGCCGAAGATTGCACAAATCGCGCTCAGGTTCGGCGCGGACGATATTGATGGAACCGTGGTGGAAGAGAAGATCTATCACGACGCAGGGGCTACGACTCCGCAGGGAATGACGCGACATGAACTGATACGGTTAATCACGGAAGCCGGAAGAGTGCCGGTCGAGCGCGACACTTTGTACAGACCGGTGACCAGGACGGAGACTTCGGTCACAGTAGCGGTATAA